A genomic segment from Flammeovirga pectinis encodes:
- a CDS encoding DUF6150 family protein: protein MKFLSLYLLSICMLLGSLSCSMAGANEGVEPKPKVFIVTEKWKADKIVKSVTNAYQADITISPNSWDSSADWILVDQLYKADMKIFLTSKSYEADYLVFFK from the coding sequence ATGAAATTTCTATCACTTTACCTACTTTCAATTTGTATGCTTTTAGGCTCACTTTCTTGTTCTATGGCTGGAGCTAATGAAGGAGTAGAGCCTAAACCAAAAGTATTTATAGTTACAGAAAAATGGAAAGCAGATAAAATAGTTAAGAGTGTTACAAATGCATATCAAGCTGATATCACTATATCACCAAATAGCTGGGATTCTTCTGCTGATTGGATTTTAGTTGATCAACTGTACAAAGCCGACATGAAAATATTTCTAACCTCTAAAAGTTATGAGGCAGATTACTTAGTTTTCTTCAAATAA